AGCTTCAGCATTCTCCTTAATGGAGAAGAAATCTCGGCTTGTTATGTAGGAGCCTTGCAGGTATTGTTTAACTTTGGGGGGATTAGAGGAGGTGACTTCTGAGGTCCCCTTCTTAACCTTCTGGCCCAAGGGTGGGAACTCCAGTTTATTTCCAGTGTGGTCTTCATCAGTGGACCAAATGCTTTATGGAATCATGTCGTAGGATTTGAACTAGGATAGATTTTGCAGAGACgatttccttattttacagaggggaaaaaggAGTCCTGAGGGAGTTAAGTTGCTTTCCCAGGGTTTTCTCTGTGTTAGTGGTGGAGGGGATTGATGACACGGGTCTCCTGTTCCCCCACGCCACGTGTGCACTGCTTCTGGACATTGTCTCTTTACTCTGTTCTTGCCTTTTAGTGCTGTTAACAGAGAAAGGCACTTTTCTTGTGAAGATTGTAGTGGGAACGTCAGCGGAGGTTTTGACGCTTCGGCATCTCAGGTGGGCATTTTTGCCAAATTGTTTGCTTTCCTCCAATTCTCTCTCCTGATGTTTGCTGAGCATCTTCCACATCCTGGGTGTTCTGTTTGTAGACTTTGTGTAGGATTCAAAGAATGAACTAGTCATGGTTCTGACTCTCAGTGGGGAGACAAGACATGAAGATGGACAATGATAAAGTCTGAGGCAGCTTAAACTGTTTTAGGTGGGCGTGGTTCCCACAATGGGACAGTGGTGCAATTGACTAAAAGATGCCAACAGGTTCAGCGAGAGGATATAAAGCCTCCTCAGAGGCAACAAGACAAAGACTGTTGCCCCAGGCAGGGGTGGCAGGAGCAGGGCGGCTGTTGGGAAGGCACAGGGTGTATTTTTTGGCTAGTTTAGCAGCAGGGCAGGAATGCATGGGGAAAAGGAGGGGTAGGACGGAAAGAAGGGTCAGCCCTGCAGTGGGAGGCTCTGTCTGAGTGCTGCCTCGAGGAGTTCACCTTTACTGGTGAGAAGTGCTATACCTTTGAAAATGTCTGATTAGGCGagtgagttttctcatctgtaaactgtgGGTGGTGATTGTCTCTGTCTTATAGAAtggttatgagaattaaatgagatgcctCTTGTAAAGTGCTTATTGCAGTAAGtgtagtaagcattcaataaatgttattagtTTTAAGTCGTTGGAAGGTTTTGACAGCGTCTTGGAGATGGTAGATGGATTATATTGTGTGATGAGGGTAGATAAAGGTGTTTTGAGTGTCTCCACCTTGAATATATAAGCCACATTTAACTACACTTAATtgtttcctggggaattttatatgtattttggtTATTTATGGCTATTTCACAGTAATCATGGGAAAGAGCACTATAGCGGAGGGGTGAAGGGTCTGGGTTTTGGAGTCGAGTAGACTTcggttcaaatcctagttcccCTGCTTATTAGCTGTGGggcttgggcaagttatttgccttatcctcagtttcctcatttgtaaattgatAATCACAGTACCTATAGCTCTCAGAATGGGTCTTGGTAAGTTCACCCCCCTGGGGTTAAATAGAGTGGATATTTTGAACCTTCATGTTACTTCTCAGCAGTGTTGAACACAGTTGGGcactctcttcttttatttttttaaattaaaatttgtattgTGATGTATCTCATCCATCCAGAAGAGTGAAAAACCTTTTTGAACACTTTTGGTCATAATGAGAGAATGAACACCTGTGTAACTGCCACCCAGCTTTGAGAGAGAGAACACTGCCCGGTCTTGAGATGCCCATCTCCCTTCAGTGCCCACCTTGGATCACATTCCCTCTCCCGTCCTTGTTCTGACTTTTGTGGTAACCATTCTCTGCTTTTCCGAATGGGTTTTCCATCTATATATACAGTCCAATAATGTGTTCTTTAGTTTCCTGCTTTTAAGCTTTGAACATGGGATACTTTGTTCTATGTAGTACATACTTTGTAGTTCTGTGAAAACATAGAGTATATGTATATAGTCTTCTGTAACAATTCTTTTGTTCACCATTgtgagattcttccatgttgttgtgtTCATCTTGTTTATTTAGTTTCACTGttgtatagtattccatggtgtgtcTGTACTACAGTTTACGCTATCTAATATTGGTTGTTTCCAACTTTgttattatgaacaatgctacTGTGAATATTTTTCACCCTTTTTCCTGGTGCGCTTGTGCAAAAGTTACTCTAAGGAGTGAAATCGCTGGGTCACATCATCTGCATACACTTGACTTTTGCAGGTGATGCCACACTTCCTTCCCATGGTTTCCAGAACATGACACTCTCCTGGTTGCTCCTTTGCCAGCTCGCCTTCCTCTGCCAGCccttatatgttgaagtcccttGATCCTTGGTGTTAGATCCCTTCTTTTCTTACTCTATACTCTGCCAAGGggatctcatttatttttctaggtCAGAGCTCTCTTTTGAACTTCACATCCATATACCCGAGTGCCCACTTGACAGTTACATTTACAGGCACCTCAGAGCTGACATGTCCAAGTCCAAACTGATGATTTATGCCGTCCCTCATCCCCACCCAACCTGGTCTTTTATGCATATCTCAGTGAAAGGTACCACCATCCATCCTATTACCAGCAATTTTGGGGTCACCCTTGATCCTTCTGATTCCCTGCCTGTATTCTATCCATCACCAAATTTTGTCTCGTTTACCTCCTAAATACCTTTTTCAGCTCCCACCGTCCTAGCTCAGACACCATTATCTCCTGCCTAGAATACTTCATTAGCCTTCAGCTGGTCTCTCTGCAGCCAGTTTTGGTCatcttctgcttatttttcctGCTAGAGtcaaaagcataaaaacaaaacagaagcggCCCCCTTGCACTGCTCCCTTCAGTGACTTCCCTTCGTTCTCAGGAGAAAGAGTGATTGACCCCTGTGACCTCCCCAGCCTTATCTCCTGCCCACCACCTCCAGCCCCGTGCTGCAGCCACGCAGGTCTGCGTCCAGCTGCTCCAGCGTGCTCTTCCTTCAGCGCCCCAGCCTTTGCGTAGATGTTTTCTTTGTCTAGGgtgctcccttcccctctcctcacatTTAACTCCTCTTCGCCCGTTAGATCCCAATTTAATCATTCCTTCTGCAGCGAAGCCTCTCCCAACCTCCAGACCAGGTCAGGCATTCTCAGTGTGTGTCCTCATGACAACCTGGGCTTCCCTTCATGACAACTGTCATTGCATGTGTTTAAACATTTTGGTAACTATTTGGTTAATTTCTATCTCCATTAGTTAATTGTAAATCTACGGAtaggtctcaataaatattagttgaataaatgaatgttgaatgaatgtataTAGAATATCTGGCACATATCcccgtgtctggcacatggtaagtacaCAGTAAATGGTACCTATTGTTATTAGGATCCCTCATGTCTTTATTATTCTTATAGGGTCCTGCTCAGTGTGCCGTTGGCTTTTGCACTTCTTTCTGAAGGTCTTTCTGAGGATTTTTCCTGGCAATTATAGTAGAATGGGACAGTGGTGGTCATTCATTGTTGATTCATTGCTCATTCAGAAACTTGCTAAGAAGCATTTTActtatattctcatttaattctcacaatcctatgaggtaggtactctAATACTCTCCTTTTtataattgaggaaactgaggcacagaggttaaaaaacttgcccaaagtcaccaaGTTAGTAAGGAGTCGGGCTGGAATTTGAGGCTGTCCGTTTCATTCCAGAGACCACTCTGTTAATAAAATGCTGTGGAGGCCAGGACAGGCTGAGACTGTCAGCCCGGGGAGGACGGCCTGTGAATAAACGTCCTTAAGCTAAGAGCTGCTTAGtccagaaagaggagaagggaggagttAGTCCCTGGGGAAGGCTTCTGGAGCACGGGTAGTTCCCACTGGGCCTTGACGGATGGATAGGTGTGGGGTCGGTGGAGAAGAGTGGGTGGAGGCCTTCCAAGCAGGTGCGCCCCCTTGTGTGAGAGAGGGATGGAACCTATGAAATAAGAGTCGATGTTAGAAACAACCAAACTTCTCTAATTTGGTGCCTCCTAGATTGTTCTGTGCCAGAATAATATCCGTAATCAGGCCCATATGAGCAGAGTGGTCACCCACGAGCTCATTCATGCATTTGACCATTGTCGTGCTCACGTCGACTGGTTCACCAATGTCAGACATCTGGCCTGCTCAGAGGTGAGTTTATTGTAGGAGATactgttcccctcccccaacaaacACTCtgtatttgaacattttattcaAGTATAACTTATTTAAACATATTCCTTTTGTGTTACTGTCTTAGTTCCATGTTAgtcttgaatttgtttttaactatTGATTACAACAAGACATTTTAAGTGTCATTTTAGAAGTGTCTTAAATATAACCTTTAAATCCTAATAATAATGATGACTGACTTTAATGataataaactatttttcctATGGAATAAActatataacagaaaaataataatcgtTAACGTTTGCCGAGGGCTGTGTGCAAACACTGGTCTGTTTGTGGATTCGTTTTTAGTCCTCACAGCAGTGGCTGGTAGCTGATGTCATCCCGGGTTGTACATGTGGAAAGCGAGGTGCCTGTTTAGATCCCGTGGTTAGGAAGAGGCAGAGGCGGGATTGCAGCCAGAGCTCTTAACTGGTTTGCTGTGCTGCCTCCTGTGGGTGAGGCTCCTTGCTTGTCCTAGAGTAAAACCTCAAGAATACAACATAGGAGGATGTGCGTTAAGCACTTTGGCTGCTCTCAGAAGTACACGTATAGGTCTGCTCCTAGAGTGACATGTATTTCGTGCTTGCATTTTATTAATTGAAGAGTGCAGTGTgctgagaagttaaaaaaaataatataaatttcacGCTTATACTTTGTAACttagattattttctctttcccttgaaATTCATAAGCAGCCCCACTGCATCTAATTATAACTCATATTATTTGGAGAGTAGACTGaaacctgaatttttaaatagGTCTGTCTTGGGTCTTATGAGAATTAATGCCTGCTAGCTAAAGTGTGTTAAGTGCCTGAGCTCCTCAGAGAAATGAGGCCATGTTATTGTAGAAGTAACAAGAAATgggccattctttttttttttttgaggaagattagccctgagctaacatctactgctaatcctcctctttttgctgaggaagactggccctgagctaacatccatgcccatcttcctctactttatatgtgggatgcctaccacagcatggcttgccaagcagtgcaatgtctgcacccgggatccgaaccagtgaaccccggtccacccaaagcagaatgtacacacttaaccactgcaccagtgggccggcccctggccatTCTGTTTGTAGTCCATTAGCAAAAACGTGGCTAGGTTGACTGTAGAGTCTATATGGGTAGTTCCAAGACTTTTTCATCCAGTAAAGctgttttttactttaaaaatatagtaaattagAAAACGTGTCCTAACCTGTCAACACTCATAGCATGACCAGTTTGGAATGTTCTTGATTCTTTGTGCTTTGTACcacttagtgttttttttttttttttttttttaagattttattttttcctttttctccccaaagcccccgggtacatagttgtatattcttcgttgtgggtccttctagttgtgggatgtgggacgctgcctcagcgtggtctgatgagcagtgccatgtacgcgcccaggattcgaactaacgaaacactgggccgcctgcagcggagcgcgcgaacttaaccactcggccacggggccagcccctgtaccaCTTAGTTTTTTATAGGACACTTGAGGCCCTGGAGGAAGGAGTGAACTTACATGGATTCAAGGGAAGGCCCAGGAGGGTTTCATAGATTTGGGCTGGGTGGGGGTTCATATGCCTGAAGTGGCTTAGATGCTGATgtatgcagtttttttttttttttaaagattggcacctgagctaacaactgttgccaatcttcattttttttttccttcttttttctccccaaattcccccagtacatagttgtgtattttagttgtgggtccttctagttgtggcatgtgggacgctgcctcagcatggcctgatgagcggtgccatgtccgcgcccaggatctgaactggtgaaatcctgggccaccgcagcggagcgtgtgaacttaaccgctcggccacggggtcggccctgATGTATTCAGTTTTAAGCTCACATTGAAACTCAGTTTGCAGATCTTTGGAAGAATGCTTCTTGAAGTGCTTTTGGTCGTTTCTCAAAGTGTTTGTATCTTGTAGAGAGTGTAGATTTTAACTCTGAGGTCTAACTCTCTGAGTTTTTGTTCCAAAAGAGCTTGGTTCTGTCGGGGAGGCTGCAGTGTGACGTTTGGAACGTCCCCTTTGGTGGACGGTTGAGCCCCTGCCAGTGTGTTTGGCATTGTCTAGCATGGCTCATGCATAGCTGCTCTTTTTCTGAACTGAAGAACTTCCTGATTTGGtagagtttaaaaaattctttagaaCAATCTTACAGGTACTCTGTTCTCAGAAAAACATGGTACTTTTATATTctgttacagtttttaaaaaccatctGAAGGTGTGGAGCTGGAGCGCTTACCTTCTCTTCGTTTGCCGTCTGTCTTTGTCTTAGGTTCGAGCTGCCAACCTTAGTGGCGACTGCTCACTCGTCAACGAAATATTCAGGTTGCATTTTGGATTAAAACAACACCATCAGGTAAAAACTAACACATGAAATCACTTACCCTCAAGTGCTGAGTGGAGgcaatgaaggaagaaatgagaagtaCATTTAGTATTTGAAATTGGAAAGAACTACTTAtatgaaaagaacacaaaaatgtaTACCATTTAAGCCAAATAGATGGACTTTAGTTCTGCTTTATAATTCTAGGCAAGCTGTGTGACTAAGTGAGAATTTTAATAGTGAACAGCACTCTGATCTCGTTCTGGGGTGCTTCTGGATGGGGGTGGATACggaaaggaagtgaaatcacAGCCTGTCTGACGTTAGCCTAGCAGTCCTGGACTTGTGTTTTGAAACTACGACAGTATTCTCGAGACAAAAAAGTACCACCTTTCAGAACAGAGACTGCATTGCGGCACAGGTTATGGGTGTGTGTTAGCGCACCTTTAAAGGTTGTGTGATGGGAGAGCTAAGCTGTGTGTTGGCATGGACTTGATTAGGATGAATTGAGCTGAGAGGGGTtgtgtaaacaaaacaaaacaaaaaacgaaaCTAAAGGCCAGATCATCCTGTTAGAATAGAAAGCTTTTAAGATCCACGATGGATGGAGGTAGGCAGAGGAAGCACAGAACTGGTAGACTGATGATGAGTGAGAGCCATTCTGCCCACAGCCACCAAGGGGCTCTGTGTGCACGCTTGGGAGATGGCCGGTCAGAGATGTCCTATGGGAAGAGCTGGCTGGGCCAGTTTGTGAGGCGCACGGGCATCAGGACAGCAGTTTCAACCGGCTGCAGAAGGGATGGGCTTGGAACAATACGGGAAGGCCCTtggttctccagagaagagaGTCACTCAGCTCTGCGGGGGAGGGTGGACAGTCCCAGGGAACTCCTAGGAGAAATTGTGAACTCAGTGAATGGTACCAGAAGACACGCCTGCTGCCTGGAAAGGTGATTACGCGGATCTGCTGTTAGGCTTTCAGCCTGTGCCAAGTGAGCTTACACCACTGGCTTGTCTCGTGCCACGTGTCTTCTGTGCCCTCGAATCCCTGCTTCTCAGTAAATCCGGCTCAGCCCGCCTTTGAGTGGGCTGTGCCTTCTGGCTCTGGTGGAAAGGGTGGAAGGAGGGCGCATGTCAGCCCACCCTGAGAAGAGTATTCTCTGGTGACGGCGTGTGGCCCAGGGCCCGGAGGCTTCGAAAGTCTCTCCCTGTCTCACCTTGGGTGGCAGCAGCAGAAAATGAATAGAACTAACGACAGGACAGAAAATGCGTGGAAGTAGTGGGGAGTTTAGTTGAGGGGGAAGAGTCTTAGAGAATGGAGACCCTGCTTTTGTACAGCATGTGCCCAAGAAATATAAACACCACTTCTAATAACTGAAAAATTGcccaagttatttttttaaatttattttattttatttattttatttttttcctttttctccccaaagcccgccagtacatagttgtatattctttgttgtgagtccttctagttgtggcctgtgggatgctgcctcagcgtggtttgatgaacagtgccatgtccgcgcccaggattcgaaccaacgaaacactgggccgcctgcagtggagcgtgtgaacttaaccactcggccacggggccagcccctgcccaagttattttaacagaaatttatacATCTttaaagaagtcaatctgaattGTGGTCTATACTTGTGTCTCCCAACCCCGTGGGAGACAGATTTTTACCACTGTTTTTTTCCCTGCACGggagaaatttcctttctttctggcatTTGCTGTCACGGCTCCATGAggtccttcctctccttcttatttctttgtgCCTGGGgcttgtttttaaaatcagtgttTGGTGTGGGTTAGGTTGGGAAGCACTGGCTTATATTCCAGTGTGAGTGGGCATCTCCAGCTTGGGCATGCTGACCAGGCCGAAGTAAACATGTGGACAAAATCAATAATTGTCAGGACACACAGCCTTCAGAACCAGTGTTTggttatttttcaggaaaaggtTAAAAgctattcttttgagttttagtTTGGGTCTGGGGAGAAATTAGTAGATGAAAAGCTCTCCAATAATTGGAATGGCAGACCTTGTGTTTCTTAGAATACTTCAATTAGAGTACTGAGAAATTCTAGTCTATTACTATGTAACATtaggtaaattattttcttgggtAGAGAGCTTTAGTACCCAGGCAAAGAATACTCAAGAAAAAaagttgtttgattttgtttttttcccctgaaaaattAAGACACTTtcaaattttgtgtgtatatgtgtgtagttTTCCTATTGCCTCCAGGAGAGAGTGCCCTTCTCGAAGGAAAAGTTATCTAGTGTTGGTCAACTGGAAGGTTAAGGAAGAGAGATGTAGAAgtgaagtatattttaaatttatttaaattttattaaaattcagcCAGAACCTTAGTTTAGAactttttttgtgattttgtaAATTGAGAGTTACTGTGGGAGACATTGCCCAGAACTTCAGAGAATGACATCTACTTGTTACTGGAAAAGATGAGAAGATGGAGGAAGTCTTACTTATACCTAAATACCTTTAGACTGAGCTAAACATGCTTCATAATTTAAGAGTTATGTTTCTTCTTTGGAATGACAGAAATTAGTAAAGTGATAtgagaggaaattaatttttattttggttcagacatttatataaaatgttattatttcatgattaaattttcatataaaattaaagccacatacttttctttttccttagactTGTGTGCGAGACAGAGCCATTCTTTCCATCCTGGCCGTTAGGAATATCAG
This DNA window, taken from Equus przewalskii isolate Varuska chromosome 5, EquPr2, whole genome shotgun sequence, encodes the following:
- the ATP23 gene encoding mitochondrial inner membrane protease ATP23 homolog isoform X3 translates to MAGARDPYVKLLLDAMEHSGCAVNRERHFSCEDCSGNVSGGFDASASQIVLCQNNIRNQAHMSRVVTHELIHAFDHCRAHVDWFTNVRHLACSEVRAANLSGDCSLVNEIFRLHFGLKQHHQTCVRDRAILSILAVRNISKEVARKAVDEVFESCFNDHEPFGRIPHNKTYARYAHRDFQNRDRYYSNI
- the ATP23 gene encoding mitochondrial inner membrane protease ATP23 homolog isoform X4; protein product: MEHSGCAVNRERHFSCEDCSGNVSGGFDASASQIVLCQNNIRNQAHMSRVVTHELIHAFDHCRAHVDWFTNVRHLACSEVRAANLSGDCSLVNEIFRLHFGLKQHHQTCVRDRAILSILAVRNISKEVARKAVDEVFESCFNDHEPFGRIPHNKTYARYAHRDFQNRDRYYSNI
- the ATP23 gene encoding mitochondrial inner membrane protease ATP23 homolog isoform X5, producing MSRVVTHELIHAFDHCRAHVDWFTNVRHLACSEVRAANLSGDCSLVNEIFRLHFGLKQHHQTCVRDRAILSILAVRNISKEVARKAVDEVFESCFNDHEPFGRIPHNKTYARYAHRDFQNRDRYYSNI